In a single window of the Magnolia sinica isolate HGM2019 chromosome 7, MsV1, whole genome shotgun sequence genome:
- the LOC131251852 gene encoding putative disease resistance protein RGA3, translating to MVDSLVSLAKEKLTKVLEDEAVLLVGVTNEIENLSITFNLLQAVLKDAETQQVKNEAVKKWLENLKDVAYDVDDILDEWTTDALRPQAPDEGDGSCFSFLVTCYLSCVTFFNHVALRHKIGSRIKEVKGRLDVIEKAKNQLGLKVDSEKMERVNGEVRPAEISERETASLLDRPSVFGREDDKNRVVDLLLGESSGEVNEVPFVVISIVGMGGLGKTTLAQLAYNDEKVMGHFQMRMWVCVSEDFDVKRITKSIIQSATKTGCESLDLDQLQCRLREMLHAKRFLLVLDDIWSEEPDKWDRLKPPFQAGAPGSRIIVTTRSENVAFAMGRGLMHKLAVLSDDDCWLVFWHRALEHRSAEERSKLEDIGREIVNKCGGLPLAAKTIGSAMGSRRTILDWKLVLESDIWNSHDVLKDVLPALLLSYHDLPPALKQCFAYFSIFPKDWEIKKDMTVKLWVAQGFIPSNGSRDMEETGSKYFDDLLGRSLLQDAELDDDKKIVKCKMHDLVHDLAKSVAGSECSLVDIRELASLNPSNLRHSFLYGSFVVWPTLYKANKLRTLLCDSRIYMPRVPNNLFNHFRHLRALDLSHTSIQKLPGTVGKLKQLRYLDLSWTAIEELPEEVSNCVNLQTLILNWCRELKKLPRGLRKMISLRHLDLEGTGQLKYLPQGIGRLSSLRTITKLIVEGGIEGCKWGEVKQLINHLHLQGRLQIIGLEKVKSRDEAREAELYKQQDIYDISYEYRGYEALDDDEVKRMEDVLEILKPHTNLKELAIRSYKGWKLPKWIEDPVFSNLVKVILSSCKQLPGLGKLPSLKYLYIRAMEELRKVGGEFSGDDNNDGSGGVVSFPKLETLSFGNMSNWEEWELIGDGEVMPSLLLLEIKDCPKLKELPGNLPPRLRKLILTIGNDGLESGGPLPILPNLKHLVIWGSDEMTSFPCGWLGQLKALQNLEIVFCLNLRSLPEELQHLSMLQQLKIQFCPLLKERCREGGEDRYKIAHIPNIIIT from the coding sequence ATGGTTGATTCACTGGTCTCGCTTGCCAAAGAAAAATTGACCAAAGTTCTTGAAGATGAGGCGGTTTTGTTGGTGGGTGTCACCAACGAAATCGAAAACCTTTCCATTACGTTCAACTTGCTCCAAGCTGTGCTTAAAGATGCTGAAACTCAGCAAGTGAAGAACGAAGCTGTGAAGAAGTGGTTGGAGAATCTCAAAGACGTGGCCTACGATGTGGATGACATACTGGATGAGTGGACGACAGATGCTCTCAGACCACAGGCTCCAGATGAAGGTGATGGCTCCTGTTTCAGCTTCCTTGTTACTTGCTACCTCTCCTGTGTTACTTTCTTCAATCATGTCGCGTTACGCCACAAAATTGGGAGTAGGATAAAGGAGGTGAAGGGTAGATTAGATGTTATCGAAAAAGCTAAGAACCAATTGGGTCTTAAAGTAGATAGTGAGAAGATGGAAAGGGTGAATGGTGAAGTGAGGCCGGCCGAGATCAGTGAGCGAGAGACAGCATCCCTACTCGACCGACCGTCAGTTTTTGGCAGAGAAGATGATAAAAATAGAGTCGTAGACTTGTTACTGGGGGAGAGTAGTGGAGAGGTGAATGAGGTGCCCTTCGTCGTCATTTCTATCGTTGGAATGGGGGGGTTGGGGAAGACCACCCTTGCTCAGCTCGCCTACAACGATGAGAAAGTCATGGGGCATTTCCAGATGAGAATGTGGGTATGTGTTTCTGAAGATTTCGATGTGAAACGAATTACGAAATCAATCATCCAGTCTGCAACGAAGACTGGTTGCGAGTCATTAGACTTGGATCAGTTGCAATGCCGCCTTCGTGAAATGTTGCATGCAAAGCGATTCTTGCTTGTGCTTGATGACATTTGGAGTGAAGAACCTGACAAGTGGGACAGACTGAAACCTCCCTTCCAAGCTGGTGCACCAGGGAGCAGAATCATTGTAACAACTCGCAGTGAAAATGTTGCATTCGCGATGGGAAGGGGTCTCATGCACAAACTGGCAGTCTTATCTGATGATGATTGCTGGTTAGTATTCTGGCACAGAGCGCTTGAGCATCGGAGTGCCGAAGAGCGTTCAAAGTTGGAAGATATTGGAAGGGAAATCGTAAACAAGTGTGGAGGGCTCCCTCTCGCTGCGAAGACAATAGGGAGTGCCATGGGGTCGAGAAGGACGATACTTGACTGGAAGCTTGTCTTGGAAAGCGACATATGGAATTCACATGATGTCTTAAAAGACGTTTTACCAGCTTTGTTACTCAGCTACCATGACTTGCCTCCTGCTTTGAAGCAATGCTTTGCTTATTTCTCCATCTTCCCGAAAGATTGGGAGATAAAGAAGGATATGACAGTGAAGTTATGGGTGGCACAAGGTTTCATCCCCTCCAACGGCAGTAGAGATATGGAAGAAACTGGGAGTAAGTATTTTGATGATTTACTAGGACGCTCGTTGCTTCAAGATGCAGAGTTGGACGATGACAAGAAAATAGTCAagtgcaagatgcatgatttagttcatgATCTTGCAAAATCCGTTGCAGGAAGTGAATGTTCACTGGTGGATATCAGAGAACTAGCCTCGCTGAACCCAAGCAATCTCCGCCATTCTTTTTTATATGGCAGTTTTGTAGTTTGGCCCACCTTGTATAAGGCTAACAAGTTGCGGACGTTGCTATGCGACTCAAGAATCTACATGCCTAGGGTGCCGAACAATTTATTTAATCATTTCAGACACCTTAGGGCATTGGACTTGAGTCACACTAGCATTCAGAAATTGCCTGGAACAGTAGGGAAATTGAAGCAGTTGAGATATCTTGATTTATCTTGGACAGCGATAGAGGAGTTGCCTGAGGAGGTGAGTAATTGTGTAAATTTACAGACCTTGATACTCAATTGGTGTCGTGAGCTAAAAAAACTGCCAAGAGGGCTGAGAAAAATGATTAGCCTAAGACACTTAGATTTAGAAGGCACTGGGCAGCTGAAGTACTTACCGCAGGGCATAGGGAGGCTAAGTAGCCTTCGGACGATAACAAAGTTGATAGTGGAGGGTGGCATCGAAGGATGTAAATGGGGAGAAGTGAAACAACTGATcaatcatcttcatcttcaaggaAGACTCCAAATTATTGGGTTGGAAAAAGTCAAGAGCAGGGACGAAGCTAGGGAGGCAGAACTGTATAAGCAGCAGGATATTTATGATATATCCTATGAATACAGAGGTTATGAAgcgttggatgatgatgaggtgaagagaaTGGAGGACGTGCTTGAAATCCTGAAGCCCCATACAAACTTGAAAGAGCTGGCAATAAGGAGTTACAAAGGTTGGAAGCTTCCCAAGTGGATAGAGGATCCAGTGTTCTCCAATCTAGTGAAGGTGATCCTCTCGTCTTGTAAACAATTGCCGGGTCTTGGTAAACTACCTTCCCTTAAATACCTTTATATTAGGGCAATGGAAGAGCTGAGAAAGGTGGGTGGTGAGTTTAGTGGGGATGATAATAATGATGGAAGTGGTGGTGTCGTGTCATTCCCAAAGCTCGAGACCCTCTCCTTCGGAAACATGTCAAACTGGGAGGAGTGGGAATTGATAGGAGATGGAGAGGTTATGCCATCACTCCTCCTATTAGAAATAAAAGATTGTCCAAAGCTGAAGGAGTTGCCCGGTAATCTTCCACCCCGCCTCCGGAAGCTGATTTTAACGATAGGTAATGATGGGTTGGAATCGGGTGGGCCCTTACCCATCCTCCCCAACCTTAAACATTTGGTGATTTGGGGAAGTGATGAGATGACATCGTTCCCTTGTGGTTGGTTGGGGcaactcaaagccctccaaaATCTGGAGATCGTGTTTTGTTTAAATTTAAGGTCTCTACCAGAGGAGTTGCAACACCTCAGCATGCTTCAACAATTGAAGATACAGTTCTGTCCACTCTTAAAAGAGCGCTGtcgagaaggaggagaagatcggTACAAGATTGCCCACATCCCCAATATCATAATTACTTGA